A stretch of the Planktothricoides raciborskii GIHE-MW2 genome encodes the following:
- a CDS encoding DUF433 domain-containing protein: MPQPAIITEHIEITPGVLGGKPRIAGHRIAVAHIAEMYLKMGISLEEIAGKYDLSLASVHAAMTYYYDHRAEIDRHTAESRMRVEELKRNSPPSPLQEKLRAIRGE, translated from the coding sequence ATGCCTCAGCCAGCAATCATCACAGAACATATTGAAATTACACCAGGAGTCCTTGGTGGTAAGCCCCGCATTGCCGGTCATCGAATTGCCGTAGCACATATCGCTGAAATGTATCTAAAAATGGGAATTTCTCTAGAAGAAATTGCGGGCAAATATGATTTATCCTTGGCATCGGTTCATGCAGCAATGACTTATTATTATGATCATAGAGCAGAAATCGATCGTCATACCGCTGAAAGTCGAATGCGGGTAGAAGAATTAAAGCGCAATAGTCCCCCATCTCCGTTACAAGAAAAGTTGAGGGCAATTAGAGGTGAGTGA
- a CDS encoding DUF5615 family PIN-like protein yields the protein MSEKIRFHLDEHIDPNIARGLRRYGIDVTTTLDAGLRTQSDELHLAFIREEQRVIVTHDDDFLIMASDITDYPGIVYCAPNSRSVGEIIRSLILIYEVYTPEEMSGRIEYI from the coding sequence GTGAGTGAGAAAATTCGGTTTCATTTGGACGAGCATATTGACCCTAATATTGCGCGGGGTTTACGTCGTTATGGCATAGATGTAACCACAACATTAGATGCAGGGTTGCGGACTCAAAGTGATGAATTACATCTGGCATTTATTCGTGAAGAGCAGCGGGTGATAGTCACCCATGATGATGATTTTCTAATTATGGCCAGTGATATCACCGATTATCCGGGGATTGTCTATTGTGCGCCTAATTCTCGTTCCGTTGGGGAGATTATCCGTAGTTTGATTTTAATTTATGAAGTCTATACCCCTGAAGAAATGAGCGGAAGAATTGAATATATTTGA
- a CDS encoding type II toxin-antitoxin system VapC family toxin, with product MKITIVPAIWSLEVANTLLVAERRNRMTQEQSQLAIALLQSLLIHVDEATDSKAFSSTFYLARKEGLAAYDAAYLELAIRLKLPIATLDRRLAEAATRCGVDLVVVDG from the coding sequence ATGAAAATAACGATTGTACCGGCAATTTGGTCACTAGAAGTCGCGAATACTCTACTGGTGGCGGAACGACGCAACCGTATGACTCAGGAGCAATCACAATTAGCGATCGCTTTGTTACAATCTTTGTTAATTCACGTTGACGAAGCAACGGATAGCAAGGCGTTCTCTTCAACATTTTATCTGGCAAGAAAAGAAGGTTTAGCCGCTTATGATGCGGCATATTTAGAGTTAGCCATACGATTAAAATTGCCAATTGCAACACTCGATCGCCGCTTGGCAGAAGCCGCAACTCGCTGCGGGGTAGATTTGGTAGTTGTTGATGGTTAG
- a CDS encoding PIN domain-containing protein — MIILDTHAWLWWVNESDKLAPHAGEIIQGADQIGICAISCWEVAMLIAKDRLGLSMDVQVWIDLALQVSLLSCLLMASETGFL, encoded by the coding sequence ATGATTATTCTCGATACTCATGCTTGGCTTTGGTGGGTCAATGAATCCGACAAACTAGCTCCTCACGCCGGAGAAATCATTCAGGGAGCAGACCAGATTGGGATTTGTGCGATTAGTTGCTGGGAAGTAGCAATGCTCATTGCCAAAGATAGACTCGGGCTATCAATGGATGTACAAGTCTGGATTGATTTAGCACTACAAGTTTCTTTGCTTAGTTGCTTGCTGATGGCGTCAGAAACCGGGTTTCTTTAG
- a CDS encoding type II toxin-antitoxin system PemK/MazF family toxin has protein sequence MKRGEIYYANLSPAVGSEMDKRRPVLIVSNDANNRAADTVTILPITSNVTRVYPFEVLINPEDSGLSKPSKVQAQQVRTISKQRIGGDAVGFLSQEVMQIVETALKLHLKLD, from the coding sequence ATGAAACGTGGTGAAATTTACTATGCTAATCTCAGTCCGGCGGTTGGATCGGAAATGGATAAACGCCGCCCCGTGCTTATAGTAAGTAACGATGCAAATAACCGCGCAGCGGATACAGTGACAATTCTACCCATTACCTCTAATGTGACTCGCGTTTACCCTTTTGAAGTGTTAATCAATCCGGAGGATAGCGGTTTATCCAAGCCTTCCAAGGTGCAAGCGCAGCAGGTGCGAACTATTTCTAAACAAAGGATCGGTGGGGATGCAGTGGGTTTTTTGAGTCAGGAAGTTATGCAAATAGTAGAGACTGCCCTCAAACTCCACTTAAAGCTAGATTAA
- a CDS encoding NB-ARC domain-containing protein has product MNLDEVLKMADALVFAKTGQHLDDLQQAIARGTLQGKKYSEIAQEKHCNESYVRDVGAKLWQTLSEELGEEVKKSNFRSTIKRWQISLFSNVVQDHVQAGSINFCGQARQPPDTPNQTPQNQATSNPQQSPSFHHDLSEMPKLGSFYNRTAELELLKKEILTEKAQLLTITGIIGMGKTALGIKLVEEIKHEFEYVIWRSLETCPTLNQLQNNLTEIFTQGDNQTSPLPPINLMKYLQNHRCLIILDDIHYLFMRGELAGHYQPNYEDYRSFFKQIKERSHQSCFLLIGWEYPREIAQVKHPNTPSLILTGLDTASAHQIIAEQGLEPEANGSRFIDHYQGNPLWLKTVANFMVELGLTVTEVLQNQPLLFPQDLKDILQQPLAYLSEPEKQLLSLLAKENEAIALVKLLEIAPMPYADLLDILQSLCRRYWIEKTDHLYGMSPVLRPYQF; this is encoded by the coding sequence ATGAATCTTGATGAAGTGCTAAAAATGGCTGACGCTCTGGTGTTTGCTAAGACCGGGCAACACCTTGATGACTTGCAACAGGCGATCGCACGGGGAACTCTGCAAGGTAAGAAATACAGCGAAATTGCCCAAGAAAAGCACTGTAATGAGAGTTATGTTCGGGATGTTGGAGCAAAATTATGGCAGACACTTTCAGAGGAGTTGGGAGAAGAGGTTAAGAAATCAAATTTTCGCTCGACAATAAAGAGGTGGCAAATCTCATTATTTTCAAATGTTGTACAAGATCACGTTCAAGCTGGTAGCATTAACTTTTGTGGACAAGCCAGACAACCACCAGATACACCCAACCAAACCCCACAAAATCAAGCAACATCTAACCCCCAACAAAGCCCAAGTTTCCATCACGATTTAAGTGAAATGCCCAAGTTAGGCAGCTTCTATAATCGTACTGCTGAACTGGAACTACTCAAAAAGGAAATCCTCACAGAAAAAGCACAACTTTTAACCATTACTGGCATCATAGGAATGGGCAAAACCGCCCTGGGGATAAAACTTGTAGAAGAAATTAAACATGAATTTGAATATGTGATTTGGCGTAGCCTGGAAACTTGCCCGACCCTTAACCAATTGCAAAATAATTTAACCGAAATTTTTACCCAGGGGGATAATCAAACTTCACCGTTACCCCCGATCAACCTGATGAAATATTTACAAAATCATCGCTGTTTAATTATTTTAGATGATATCCATTACCTGTTTATGCGGGGAGAATTGGCCGGTCATTATCAACCAAACTATGAGGATTATCGCAGTTTCTTTAAACAAATTAAAGAGCGATCGCATCAAAGTTGTTTTCTCTTGATTGGTTGGGAATACCCGCGAGAAATTGCTCAAGTTAAACACCCAAATACCCCTAGCTTAATCTTGACCGGGTTAGACACTGCATCCGCTCACCAAATTATCGCCGAACAAGGATTAGAACCGGAAGCAAACGGCTCCCGATTCATCGATCATTATCAAGGCAACCCGTTATGGTTAAAAACTGTGGCGAATTTTATGGTTGAATTAGGCTTAACCGTGACTGAGGTGTTACAAAATCAGCCTTTATTATTTCCCCAAGATTTGAAAGATATTTTACAGCAACCGTTGGCTTACCTATCGGAACCAGAAAAGCAACTTTTATCCCTATTAGCTAAAGAAAATGAAGCGATCGCCCTGGTCAAACTATTAGAAATTGCCCCGATGCCATATGCCGATTTACTGGATATCCTACAATCTCTTTGCCGTCGTTATTGGATAGAAAAAACCGATCATCTTTATGGAATGTCACCTGTATTGAGACCGTACCAATTTTGA
- the ruvA gene encoding Holliday junction branch migration protein RuvA yields the protein MLSYLKGTVVGVQKIAPCRVILTVEVNHIGYDLQIPPRMMQQLPTSVGQPIQVFTHLQVREDQWILYGFASVAERDLYRQLISVSGIGSQLAIALLDTLGMTDLVQAIVTGNTKVLIQTPGVGKKTAERIALELRTKLAEWHQRSGLSTTATPGLNPALQEDIEMTLLALGYTPSEVMATLTSLSRDPHLSADTDADEWIRQAIALLSQ from the coding sequence ATGTTAAGCTATCTCAAAGGCACAGTCGTCGGCGTGCAAAAAATCGCTCCTTGTCGAGTTATTCTCACCGTAGAAGTGAATCATATCGGTTATGACTTGCAAATTCCGCCTCGGATGATGCAGCAGTTGCCCACGAGCGTCGGGCAACCTATTCAAGTATTTACCCACTTACAAGTTCGGGAAGACCAGTGGATATTATATGGCTTTGCATCAGTAGCGGAACGGGACTTATATCGCCAGTTAATCAGTGTGAGTGGGATTGGTTCTCAGTTGGCGATCGCCCTCCTGGATACCTTGGGCATGACGGACTTAGTGCAGGCGATCGTCACCGGCAACACCAAAGTGCTAATTCAAACCCCTGGGGTGGGCAAAAAAACCGCTGAACGCATTGCCTTGGAACTCAGAACCAAGCTGGCAGAATGGCATCAGCGATCGGGTTTATCGACCACAGCCACTCCAGGGCTAAACCCAGCCCTCCAAGAGGATATAGAAATGACCTTACTCGCTTTGGGATATACCCCCAGTGAAGTCATGGCTACTCTGACCAGTCTCAGCCGAGATCCGCATTTATCGGCGGATACCGATGCGGATGAGTGGATTAGACAGGCGATCGCGCTTCTCAGTCAATAA
- the rpsO gene encoding 30S ribosomal protein S15 encodes MGLPQPVKQQIINEYQKHETDTGSADLQVAILTERVKQLSQHLENNPKDYACRRGLLKVIGQRKRLLSYILNEDRARYQALIARLGIRG; translated from the coding sequence ATGGGTTTGCCACAACCAGTCAAACAACAAATCATCAACGAATACCAAAAGCATGAAACGGACACCGGATCCGCTGATTTGCAGGTTGCCATTCTCACCGAAAGAGTCAAACAACTCAGCCAACACCTAGAAAATAATCCCAAAGATTACGCTTGCCGTCGAGGACTTCTAAAAGTGATTGGCCAGAGAAAGCGGTTGCTGTCCTATATACTAAACGAAGACCGGGCGCGGTATCAGGCACTGATTGCCCGCCTCGGCATTCGTGGTTAA
- a CDS encoding PAM68 family protein has protein sequence MSSESTRDRLPFEPGKRKKSAKKAADRATEQNQPSRPTAKAEATNNPPSKAIAKEDRAIPEVVSNRMIRRMAILCGIPSALGMATFIVSYWITINEIFELPNTAVVLVSLGFFGLGVLGLSYGVLSASWDPEISGSLVGWSEFTTNLGRMTQAWRTAKEKRQQN, from the coding sequence ATGTCGTCGGAATCAACACGCGATCGCTTACCCTTTGAACCCGGTAAACGAAAAAAATCAGCCAAAAAAGCCGCTGATCGGGCAACAGAGCAAAATCAACCATCACGTCCCACTGCCAAAGCAGAAGCCACCAACAACCCACCCAGTAAGGCGATCGCCAAAGAGGACAGGGCAATCCCGGAAGTTGTCAGCAATCGCATGATCCGCCGGATGGCGATTTTATGTGGAATACCTTCCGCTTTGGGGATGGCTACGTTTATCGTTAGCTATTGGATTACGATCAATGAAATTTTTGAGCTACCGAATACAGCGGTGGTGTTGGTGAGTTTGGGCTTTTTTGGCTTGGGCGTCTTAGGGTTAAGCTATGGCGTTTTGTCGGCGTCTTGGGATCCTGAAATATCTGGAAGCCTGGTAGGGTGGAGCGAATTTACCACAAATTTGGGACGAATGACCCAAGCATGGCGGACGGCAAAAGAAAAACGTCAACAAAATTAG
- the aroF gene encoding 3-deoxy-7-phosphoheptulonate synthase — protein MIIVTKVGTPPAEIDRINEELRTKWGLTPENIVGRYKVVIGLVGDTVDLDREVLQEISPWIEQVLRVEQPFKRASREFRQGEASDVVVPTPAGSVIFGENQPLVTIAGPCSVENEEMIVETALRVKAAGAQFLRGGAYKPRTSPYAFQGHGESALGLLAAARDASGLGIITEVMDAADLEKIAEVADVIQVGARNMQNFALLKKVGSQNKPVLLKRGMSATIEEWLMAAEYILAAGNSQVILCERGIRTFDRDYTRNTLDLSVIPVLRSLTHLPICIDPSHGTGKWEYVPSMAMAAIAAGTDALMIEVHPTPNKALSDGPQSLTPAKFDKLMQDLSVIGKAVGRWPQQKTPVLA, from the coding sequence ATGATTATCGTCACAAAAGTCGGGACTCCACCAGCGGAGATTGATCGGATTAATGAAGAACTGAGAACCAAATGGGGACTAACACCAGAAAATATTGTTGGTCGCTACAAAGTGGTGATTGGTCTGGTGGGAGATACCGTTGACCTAGACCGAGAAGTTCTCCAAGAAATTAGTCCTTGGATCGAGCAAGTTTTGCGAGTCGAACAGCCGTTTAAACGAGCGAGTCGTGAGTTTCGCCAAGGGGAAGCCAGCGATGTAGTGGTGCCTACCCCCGCCGGGTCGGTGATTTTTGGCGAAAATCAGCCTTTGGTGACAATCGCTGGGCCTTGTTCCGTGGAAAATGAGGAAATGATTGTGGAGACGGCACTGCGAGTCAAGGCTGCCGGTGCCCAGTTTCTCCGGGGGGGTGCCTATAAACCCCGCACTTCCCCTTATGCGTTTCAAGGACATGGAGAAAGTGCCCTCGGTTTACTGGCAGCGGCAAGAGACGCCAGTGGTCTGGGGATTATTACGGAAGTGATGGATGCAGCGGATCTAGAAAAGATTGCGGAAGTAGCAGATGTGATCCAGGTGGGGGCGCGAAATATGCAGAATTTCGCGTTGCTGAAAAAAGTGGGCAGTCAAAATAAACCCGTGTTGCTGAAACGAGGGATGTCAGCGACGATTGAGGAGTGGTTGATGGCCGCTGAGTATATTTTGGCCGCCGGAAATTCCCAGGTGATTTTGTGTGAACGGGGGATTCGCACCTTTGACCGGGACTATACGCGCAATACTTTGGATTTGTCGGTGATTCCGGTGTTGCGATCGCTCACTCACCTGCCGATTTGCATTGACCCCAGTCATGGAACTGGTAAGTGGGAATATGTGCCTTCAATGGCAATGGCAGCGATCGCGGCGGGAACGGATGCTTTAATGATCGAAGTGCATCCAACGCCCAATAAAGCCCTATCCGATGGCCCACAATCTTTAACCCCAGCAAAATTTGACAAACTGATGCAAGACCTGTCTGTAATTGGCAAAGCGGTGGGGCGTTGGCCGCAGCAAAAAACACCAGTTTTAGCCTAA
- a CDS encoding HetZ-related protein 2 yields the protein MILVEEKLTQDWRSRLLREAPEYQSSYDGMIRWLLGENPERLNHLNDQELLVISQGMDYRWRILQQRYLGVPMTQGYNQLIRRLASLFLVRNKIRTWVALSRDRQRTVVDVIQEVVQELCQRDRYMQKQVTWIGQCTEDSRLRNALLLASLEEYCLRPVRNQPLLTYRFFNYLRQSGRAGLTHVPDTELIRLVSQEITTDDSDDPVSLLDEQAIAQYEDRQAWEEQQRLRQAVCEEFADYLAKKVDPMAAKWLHLYLQGRSQEAIAQELNLPIKQIYRLREKISYHAMRIFSLKIQPELVTNWLQTSLTEHSLGLTPTQWQKYLDSLTPIQRQVLSQLKAGQPIKAIATSLHLKTSQVLTEWTQLYLTAQSVRNS from the coding sequence ATGATATTGGTTGAAGAAAAGCTGACACAAGATTGGCGATCGCGCCTGTTGCGGGAGGCTCCAGAATATCAAAGCAGTTATGATGGGATGATCCGCTGGCTGTTAGGCGAAAACCCAGAACGGCTGAATCACTTGAACGATCAAGAGCTTTTGGTGATTTCTCAGGGGATGGATTACCGCTGGAGAATTTTACAACAGCGTTATTTGGGCGTACCCATGACCCAAGGGTATAACCAGTTAATTCGTCGCTTGGCCAGTTTATTTTTAGTTCGCAATAAGATCCGCACTTGGGTGGCTTTGAGTCGCGATCGCCAGCGCACGGTGGTAGACGTGATCCAAGAAGTTGTCCAAGAACTTTGTCAGCGCGATCGCTATATGCAAAAACAAGTAACCTGGATCGGTCAATGCACGGAAGATTCCCGGTTACGCAATGCCTTATTACTGGCAAGCCTCGAAGAATATTGTCTGCGTCCAGTCCGCAACCAGCCCCTCTTGACCTATCGCTTTTTTAACTATCTGCGCCAGTCGGGACGCGCTGGACTCACCCATGTACCCGATACCGAGTTAATTCGCTTAGTCTCCCAAGAGATTACCACCGATGACAGTGATGACCCTGTAAGCCTCCTGGATGAACAAGCGATCGCCCAATATGAAGATCGACAAGCCTGGGAAGAACAACAGCGTCTGCGTCAAGCGGTCTGTGAAGAATTTGCCGATTATTTAGCCAAAAAAGTCGATCCGATGGCGGCTAAATGGCTGCATCTGTATTTGCAAGGTCGTTCCCAAGAGGCGATCGCCCAAGAACTCAACCTGCCGATCAAACAAATTTATCGTTTACGGGAAAAAATCAGCTACCATGCCATGCGGATTTTTAGCCTGAAAATTCAACCAGAGTTAGTCACCAACTGGCTGCAAACCTCTCTAACCGAACATAGCCTGGGTTTGACCCCAACTCAATGGCAGAAATATCTAGATAGTCTCACCCCGATCCAACGGCAGGTCTTATCCCAGTTAAAAGCCGGTCAACCCATCAAGGCGATCGCGACTTCTTTACATCTAAAAACTTCTCAAGTATTGACCGAATGGACTCAACTGTATTTAACCGCCCAATCCGTAAGAAATTCCTGA
- a CDS encoding inositol monophosphatase family protein gives MKDFWDQVLNFAKTTCNKVGSELLADFGQVQPSEKKDGSLITQSDKWADEELCKAIAFHFPDHGILSEESQRIFPNSEWCWVVDPLDGTTNFARGIPLWGISLGLLYRGIPVFGYIYMPPLGTSFHGFWYGQTDLKGPRGAFRNNRPIETCADEPTHNHFFNFCSRSIPIVQHPFPCKIRLLGVASYNFLCVAAGSTIGGVEATPKVWDICGAYPIVQAAGGVWQPLDNAQIFPLKPGHDYSDRNFPTLVVAKPELVRIFQPFVPWAKFNP, from the coding sequence ATGAAAGATTTTTGGGATCAAGTCTTAAATTTTGCCAAGACCACCTGTAACAAAGTGGGCAGTGAACTGCTTGCGGATTTTGGCCAGGTTCAGCCTTCGGAAAAGAAAGATGGGAGTTTAATTACCCAATCAGATAAATGGGCTGATGAAGAATTGTGCAAGGCGATCGCATTTCATTTTCCCGATCATGGGATTTTGAGCGAGGAAAGCCAGCGGATATTCCCTAATTCCGAATGGTGTTGGGTCGTCGATCCGCTTGATGGCACCACCAACTTTGCCCGTGGCATTCCCCTGTGGGGGATTTCTTTGGGATTACTTTATCGTGGCATTCCCGTGTTTGGTTACATCTATATGCCCCCATTGGGAACTTCTTTTCATGGCTTTTGGTATGGCCAAACAGATCTAAAAGGGCCTAGGGGTGCGTTTCGCAATAATCGCCCGATCGAAACTTGCGCTGATGAACCGACTCACAATCACTTTTTTAATTTTTGTTCTCGCAGTATTCCGATAGTCCAGCATCCTTTTCCCTGCAAAATTCGCTTATTAGGCGTCGCGAGTTACAATTTTCTCTGCGTGGCCGCCGGTTCAACTATTGGCGGAGTCGAAGCAACCCCCAAAGTTTGGGATATTTGTGGGGCTTATCCAATTGTCCAAGCGGCAGGAGGAGTGTGGCAACCTTTGGATAATGCCCAGATTTTTCCCCTGAAACCGGGTCACGATTATAGCGATCGCAATTTTCCGACATTAGTTGTGGCTAAACCAGAATTAGTGCGAATTTTTCAACCCTTTGTCCCATGGGCAAAATTTAACCCCTGA
- a CDS encoding BCD family MFS transporter codes for MKTNQLSEPQPDAPIMNETLPPINLFTMFRLGTFQMGLGMMTLLTLGVINRVMIDELKVPALITAGAIAMHQFVAPARVWFGQMSDAKPMMGMHRTAYVWLGALLFTSLSFVALQVVWQLGDTVALNGWTPASYPWAVILAAIFALYGLALSMSSTPFAALLVDISDDDNRSKLVSIVWSMLMVGIIIGAIVSSGLLKQIALDAPIAELKASINRLFIIIPAIVFSLAIIATFGVEKKYSRYAIRSTVANREDQITFGKALKILTANRQTGIFFCFVLIMTISLFMQDAILEPYGGQVFKMEIAQTTRLNAFLGMGTLMGIGSTGFLIVPRLGKQKTAKYGCIGAAVCSGLFIMAGFVGQPGMLMGVLVLFGLLSGILTAGVLSLMLDLTAAETAGTFIGAWGLAQAIARGLSTVLGGAILDAGRNLFTEPVLAYGTVFATQAVGMLLSIILLNQVNIQEFRDNARATIMTIIEGELD; via the coding sequence ATGAAAACAAATCAGTTATCTGAACCACAACCGGACGCCCCAATAATGAATGAAACACTGCCACCAATTAATCTATTCACTATGTTCCGTCTGGGGACATTTCAGATGGGACTAGGAATGATGACCCTATTAACCTTGGGTGTGATTAATCGCGTAATGATTGATGAACTGAAAGTCCCGGCCTTAATTACCGCCGGGGCGATCGCCATGCATCAGTTTGTCGCCCCTGCCAGAGTATGGTTTGGTCAAATGTCCGATGCCAAACCCATGATGGGGATGCACCGGACTGCATATGTTTGGCTCGGTGCATTATTATTTACCAGTCTCTCATTTGTGGCCTTGCAAGTGGTTTGGCAACTCGGTGATACTGTAGCGCTCAACGGCTGGACTCCCGCCAGCTATCCTTGGGCTGTGATACTCGCGGCGATCTTTGCCCTCTACGGATTAGCCCTGAGTATGAGTTCCACTCCTTTTGCCGCTTTACTGGTGGATATTTCTGATGATGATAACCGTTCCAAGCTGGTCAGTATTGTTTGGTCAATGCTCATGGTGGGGATTATTATTGGGGCAATTGTCAGTAGTGGTTTACTCAAGCAAATCGCTTTAGATGCCCCGATCGCGGAATTAAAAGCTTCGATTAACCGACTCTTTATCATTATTCCAGCGATCGTATTTTCCTTAGCCATCATTGCTACTTTTGGCGTAGAAAAAAAGTATTCTCGCTACGCCATCCGTTCTACGGTTGCCAACCGGGAAGATCAAATTACCTTCGGCAAAGCCTTAAAGATTTTAACCGCCAACCGCCAAACCGGGATATTTTTCTGCTTCGTCTTAATAATGACGATTAGTTTATTTATGCAAGATGCTATTCTCGAACCTTATGGTGGCCAAGTCTTCAAAATGGAAATTGCCCAAACCACTCGCCTGAATGCATTTTTGGGCATGGGTACTTTAATGGGAATTGGGTCTACTGGTTTTTTGATTGTGCCGCGCTTGGGCAAACAAAAGACAGCTAAATATGGCTGTATCGGTGCGGCAGTTTGCTCTGGATTATTTATTATGGCCGGATTTGTCGGTCAACCGGGAATGCTCATGGGTGTCTTAGTTTTATTTGGTTTACTATCAGGCATCCTTACCGCTGGAGTCTTAAGCTTAATGTTAGATTTGACAGCAGCGGAAACAGCAGGTACATTTATTGGCGCATGGGGATTAGCTCAAGCAATTGCCAGAGGACTTTCGACGGTGTTGGGCGGTGCCATTCTGGATGCGGGTCGAAATCTATTCACCGAACCAGTTCTGGCTTACGGCACGGTGTTTGCCACCCAAGCAGTTGGGATGCTCTTGTCAATTATCTTGCTGAACCAGGTGAATATCCAAGAGTTTCGCGATAATGCAAGGGCAACGATTATGACGATCATCGAAGGGGAACTAGACTAA
- a CDS encoding DUF2973 domain-containing protein codes for MLHLLYILAFTGLAILAVGNLVRSLITLSAESQRSYSPTNWNQNSPLSPVASPRSRRVPHPEFLDDQGNLVNEPLLVMKSMTVEDARQKLDELYNSSPSGNSEPKEQA; via the coding sequence ATGCTACACCTACTTTATATTCTTGCGTTTACCGGCCTAGCAATTCTGGCAGTAGGTAATTTAGTCCGCAGTCTGATTACATTAAGTGCTGAATCACAGAGAAGCTACTCCCCGACCAATTGGAACCAAAATTCTCCCTTGTCTCCCGTTGCCTCCCCCCGGTCTCGACGAGTGCCTCACCCAGAATTTTTAGACGATCAAGGGAATCTAGTGAATGAACCCTTGTTAGTAATGAAATCAATGACGGTAGAAGATGCCCGTCAGAAATTAGATGAGCTTTATAATTCTTCTCCAAGTGGCAACAGTGAACCCAAGGAACAAGCCTAG
- a CDS encoding DUF2605 domain-containing protein: protein MTPPNPGESELLKNLLEPLLEDFHYWFGRSRTLLETEKIDFLGAEKQADMLSRVQAASEEVKIAKQLFLLTNGQAGVQMQVLMPWHQLLTECWQVSIRFRQEQAAQQQSEQ from the coding sequence ATGACCCCCCCGAATCCAGGCGAATCAGAATTACTCAAAAACCTACTAGAACCGTTACTAGAGGACTTCCACTATTGGTTTGGGCGATCGCGGACTTTGCTCGAAACTGAGAAAATTGACTTTCTCGGTGCAGAAAAACAGGCGGATATGCTATCACGAGTGCAAGCAGCATCAGAAGAAGTCAAGATTGCCAAGCAGCTTTTTCTTTTAACCAATGGTCAAGCGGGAGTGCAAATGCAGGTACTCATGCCCTGGCATCAACTCCTAACGGAGTGCTGGCAAGTCAGCATTCGTTTTCGTCAAGAACAAGCGGCACAACAGCAATCAGAACAATAG